From the genome of Primulina eburnea isolate SZY01 chromosome 12, ASM2296580v1, whole genome shotgun sequence, one region includes:
- the LOC140808303 gene encoding protein FAR1-RELATED SEQUENCE 5-like — MDYNSNIEFKPKIGMEFDSLDESWKFWVEYGGKTGFEVRKHYFNKNKNTGFITSYKYVCCKEGVRKNDKRESSTLNPRLETRTNCKVRMGVTFVDSKYKVNEFIEEHNHSLHIQETVYMLSSQRKITEVQAYEIDLAEDVGLKQKSNFQLMSKHAGGIDGLGYTRLDAKNYIRSKRQRSMVYGEVGCLMRYFQQQLSKNPSFYHANQMDVEEQITNVFWADARMLIDYEYFGDVVSLDTTYCTNRAYRPLAIFSGFNHHRGAVIFGAALLYDETASSFKWLFETFLEAHKQKKPLTIFTDQDQAMAKALQEVMPEVFHGLCTWHLMQNGIKHLFSTSGTSCMSSNNWRSIQFH; from the coding sequence ATGGATTATAATTCAAATATCGAATTCAAGCCTAAGATTGGTATGGAATTTGATAGTCTAGATGAGTCTTGGAAGTTTTGGGTTGAATATGGTGGGAAAACTGGATTTGAAGTTAGGAAGCATTATTTCAACAAGAACAAGAACACCGGATTTATAACTTCGTATAAATATGTTTGTTGTAAGGAGGGTGTTCGTAAAAATGACAAAAGAGAATCATCGACACTCAATCCTCGGCTTGAGACTCGAACAAATTGTAAAGTAAGAATGGGTGTCACATTTGTGGATAGTAAATATAAAGTTAATGAGTTTATCGAAGAGCATAATCACTCACTCCATATTCAAGAAACAGTTTATATGTTGTCTTCCCAACGTAAAATTACAGAAGTTCAAGCCTATGAGATTGATTTGGCAGAGGATGTTGGGCTtaaacaaaaatcaaattttcagTTGATGAGTAAGCATGCAGGGGGAATAGATGGTCTTGGTTATACAAGGTTGGATGCTAAAAATTATATTCGATCCAAAAGACAAAGAAGTATGGTATATGGGGAAGTTGGTTGTCTGATGCGATATTTTCAACAACAATTATCTAAAAATCCATCATTTTACCATGCTAATCAGATGGATGTGGAGGAACAGATAACAAATGTTTTTTGGGCTGATGCGAGAATGCTAATCGACTATGAGTATTTTGGTGATGTTGTGTCACTAGATACCACGTATTGTACGAACCGTGCATACCGACCACTTGCTATCTTCTCAGGTTTCAATCATCATAGAGGAGCAGTGATTTTTGGTGCAGCACTTTTGTATGATGAGACTGCTTCATCATTTAAATGGTTGTTCGAAACTTTTTTAGAGGCACACAAACAAAAAAAGCCTCTCACTATCTTCACTGATCAGGATCAAGCTATGGCAAAGGCCTTACAGGAGGTGATGCCTGAGGTATTTCATGGATTGTGCACATGGCATTTGATGCAAAATGGTATCAAACACTTGTTCAGCACCTCCGGTACCTCATGCATGTCTTCAAACAACTGGAGGTCAATTCAATTTCACTGA